In Ipomoea triloba cultivar NCNSP0323 chromosome 7, ASM357664v1, a single genomic region encodes these proteins:
- the LOC116024303 gene encoding LOB domain-containing protein 15-like translates to MEMVEKKLKTETEASPSQMVTGRRTHVSSAPPNCTAALNTVTPCAACKLLRRRCVEECPFSPYFSPHEPHKFAAVHKVFGASNVSKLLLEVPVRQRADAANSLVYEANVRLRDPVYGCMGAISALQQQLQFLQSELNSVKAQLLRYKYRQVVTITSSAQTPPPALMNSMAVSVAEPPQAPPHSSPPLFTTSSNMASFSTVIQNNNNISFFQ, encoded by the exons ATGGAAATGGTGGAGAAGAAGTTGAAGACGGAGACGGAGGCGTCTCCGTCGCAGATGGTCACCGGAAGGAGGACGCACGTGTCGTCTGCGCCTCCCAACTGCACGGCGGCGTTGAATACCGTAACCCCTTGTGCCGCCTGCAAGCTTTTGAGGAGACGATGTGTGGAAGAATGCcctttttctccttatttttccCCTCATGAGCCCCACAAGTTCGCCGCCGTTCACAAAGTCTTTGGTGCCAGCAATGTCTCCAAGCTCCTCCTG GAGGTTCCGGTGAGGCAAAGAGCAGACGCGGCCAACAGTTTGGTGTACGAAGCGAACGTGAGGCTGAGAGATCCGGTGTACGGCTGCATGGGTGCCATTTCGGCTTTGCAGCAACAGCTTCAGTTCTTACAGTCTGAGCTTAACTCTGTGAAGGCTCAACTTCTGAGATACAAGTATAGACAAGTGGTCACTATCACATCCTCCGCTCAAACGCCGCCGCCCGCTTTAATGAACTCCATGGCCGTATCCGTGGCGGAGCCGCCACAAGCTCCTCCCCACTCTTCTCCGCCTTTGTTTACAACCTCTTCTAACATGGCCAGCTTTAGTACTGTCATAcaaaataataacaacatttcctTTTTTCAATGA